From the Gymnogyps californianus isolate 813 chromosome 2, ASM1813914v2, whole genome shotgun sequence genome, one window contains:
- the CDCP1 gene encoding CUB domain-containing protein 1, with translation MAAGRALAALLAALLAASAQLLQREASFTISLRTVDSITVMIKLRPGVIPSCQIRIKNVIKSELKIKPGENVTFAFTCHTPEKYFIMEIQKNIDCVSGPCPFGDVHLYPPGLPRLNRTFIWDVKASTKAGLELKFSTPWLRQIEPGETCPDFVSYNINSCIDMATVNIGTFCRNGSVSRVKLLGGVVMSLHLPWDSPLTTSGFNIANRASIKRLCIIESILKGESSVTLMSPNYPLGFPEDELMTWQFVIPSNMRASVFFHNYSLSNCERKEERVEYYIPGSLSNPEVFKLSDSQPANIAGSFNLSLQGCDQDAQNPGILRLLFQVVVQHPQVDENVTHLVDLSKEWNMTVTIHFEGWPSRVPLMSEPICLICKDPRTCDRILTLVSGTVYKISFLCKDLSRLRITAEKGISCVDLRWCQRKIYSLSVPKAITQLPVRLHKFIWKLLAPDLINIEITSPSLKLQQHVPEQRCNTSYSYSIVSATPQTELNVGVFCPGGSIEKIQMRNNSTISLKTFGKGFLNESNHQDLKMSFVPHIKDECTFTLSPDPKAKVYLQTPNWPYGLPPYVSISWYVIVPSKQVARLGFSKDRMGIACETGRAYVNIKEEALGAEETVRREDELLPEPRNMYHNFWVNVSNCKPVDKTQLTLQFQVTFADKQIDLGVILAVVAGAGVLVAIGLTVCCVKKKKKKSQNPMVGVYNANVNTQMPGNQGLFTKGRKNNESHVYAVIDDAMVYGHLLKESNGSVAPEVDVYRPFDGPIGSLPPSPPPFSFRKDIKHSSNTEEPPPLMDTDHDTYTFAHQKSGQLEDNGDTNEKNNGDTSMSLLENKEQDGLVE, from the exons cttccTTTACGATCTCTCTTCGTACAGTGGACAGCATCACAGTTATGATTAAACTGAGACCTGGTGTTATACCAAGCTGTCAAATTCGtattaaaaatgtcatcaaGTCTGAACTCAAGATAAAGCCTGGGGAGAACGTGACTTTTGCCTTCACTTGTCATACTCCAGAGAAGTATTTCATCatggaaattcagaaaaatattg ACTGTGTGTCAGGCCCATGTCCCTTTGGAGATGTTCATCTTTACCCGCCGGGGCTACCTCGCCTTAACAGGACTTTCATCTGGGACGTGAAGGCGAGTACAAAGGCTGGACttgaactgaaattttctaCCCCGTGGCTAAGACAGATTGAACCAGGAGAGACGTGCCCAGATTTTGTTAGCTACAACATCAACAGCTGTATTGATATGGCCACAGTCAACATTGGCACCTTCTGCAGGAATGGCTCGGTGTCTCGCGTCAAGCTGCTGGGAGGAGTTGTCATGTCTCTGCACCTCCCGTGGGACTCGCCTCTCACCACCTCGGGCTTCAACATAGCTAACAGGGCTTCCATAAAAC GGTTATGCATTATTGAATCCATTTTGAAGGGGGAGTCTTCAGTCACCCTGATGTCCCCAAACTACCCACTGGGCTTTCCAGAAGATGAGCTCATGACGTGGCAGTTTGTGATTCCTTCCAACATGAGAGCAAGCGTGTTTTTCCACAACTACAGCCTCTCCAACTGcgaaagaaaagaggagagggtGGAGTACTACATCCCCGGCTCCCTCAGCAACCCGGAGGTGTTCAAGCTGAGCGACAGCCAGCCTGCCAATATCGCTGGCAGTTTCAACCTGTCCCTTCAGGGCTGCGATCAGGATGCCCAGAACCCAGGCATCCTCCGCTTGCTCTTCCAAGTCGTCGTTCAGCACCCACAGGTCGATGAGA ATGTCACCCATTTGGTCGACCTGAGCAAGGAGTGGAATATGACTGTAACGATACACTTCGAAGGGTGGCCCAGCCGCGTCCCGCTCATGTCTGAACCGATATGCCTGATCTGTAAGGATCCTCGCACCTGCGACCGCATCTTGACTTTAGTGTCTGGCACTGTCTACAAGATCTCCTTTCTGTGCAAGGACTTGTCCCGTCTGAGGATCACAGCTGAAAAAGGCATAA GCTGTGTCGATCTTCGGTGGTGTCAGAGGAAGATCTATTCCCTTTCAGTGCCCAAAGCTATTACCCAATTGCCGGTTCGACTGCATAAGTTTATTTGGAAGCTCTTGGCTCCTGATCTAATCAACATAGAAATTACATCTCCATCCTTAAAACTTCAGCAACACGTCCCAGAGCAGAGGTGCAACACGAGCTACAGTTACAGCATTGTTAGTGCCACCCCACAGACAGAGTTGAATGTTGGTGTATTCTGTCCTGGTGGATCCATTGAAAAGATTCAGATGAGGAATAATAGCACCATATCCTTAAAAACATTTGGTAAAGGATTCCTCAATGAGTCTAACCACCAGgatctgaaaatgtcttttgtgCCACATATTAAAG ATGAGTGCACTTTCACCCTGAGTCCGGATCCAAAAGCTAAAGTTTACTTGCAGACTCCCAACTGGCCATATGGTCTACCTCCTTATGTCTCCATATCCTGGTACGTCATCGTGCCCAGCAAGCAAGTTGCCCGCCTGGGGTTCTCCAAGGACCGCATGGGCATTGCTTGTGAGACGGGCCGTGCCTATGTCAACATAAAGGAAGAGGCATTGGGGGCAGAGGAAACCGTGCGCCGTGAGGACGAGCTTCTGCCTGAGCCCCGAAATATGTACCACAACTTCTGGGTAAACGTCTCCAACTGTAAACCCGTGGATAAGACGCAGCTGACCTTGCAGTTCCAGGTGACTTTTGCTGACAAGCAGATAG ACCTAGGAGTGATACTTGCTGTGGTGGCCGGGGCTGGAGTTCTTGTGGCTATTGGACTGACTGTGTGCTGTGTTAAGAAGAA gaagaagaaaagccagaatCCCATGGTGGGAGTGTACAATGCTAACGTGAATACCCAGATGCCTGGAAATCAAGGCTTATTCacaaaagggaggaaaaacaatgaGTCTCATGTCTATGCAGTTATTGATGACGCTATGGTCTATGGGCACTTGCTGAAGGAATCCAATGGCTCAGTTGCTCCAGAAGTTGATGTGTACCGGCCTTTTGATGGACCCATTGGTAGCTTGCCACCTTCTCCACCTCCATTCTCCTTCAGAAAAGACATTAAACACTCTTCTAACACCGAGGAACCTCCACCTCTGATGGACACAGACCATGACACTTACACATTTGCTCATCAGAAATCAGGGCAATTGGAGGACAATGGagatacaaatgaaaagaataatgGAGATACGAGTATGTCCTTGCTCGAAAATAAGGAACAGGATGGTTTAGTGGAGTAA
- the CLEC3B gene encoding tetranectin, producing MALRGACLLLCLLSLAQVSGQQNAKVRQKPVASKKDGVSVKMIEDLKAMIDNISQEVALLKEKQALQTVCLKGTKIHLKCFLAFSETKTYHEASENCISQGGTLSTPQSGEENDALYDYMRKSIGSEAEIWLGLNDMAAEGKWVDMTGGPVRYKNWETEITTQPDGGKLENCAALSGTAVGKWFDKRCKDQLPYVCQFMIV from the exons ATGGCGCTCCGGGgagcctgcctgctcctctgcctcctctccctcgCCCAGGTCTCCGGACAGCAAAACGCCAAAGTCCGGCAAAAACCGGTGGCTTCCAAGAAAG ATGGTGTGAGCGTCAAAATGATCGAAGACCTGAAGGCTATGATTGACAACATCTCTCAGGAGGTTGCTctgctgaaggaaaagcaagctCTCCAGACAG TTTGCCTGAAAGGCACCAAAATTCACCTAAAATGCTTTCTTGCGTTTTCGGAGACCAAGACGTACCACGAGGCCAGCGAAAACTGCATCTCGCAGGGCGGCACGCTCAGCACCCCGCAGAGTGGGGAGGAGAACGATGCTCTCTACGACTACATGCGCAAGAGCATCGGCTCCGAGGCAGAGATCTGGCTGGGCCTCAACGACATGGCGGCGGAGGGCAAGTGGGTCGACATGACGGGCGGCCCCGTCCGCTACAAGAACTGGGAGACTGAAATCACCACCCAGCCCGACGGCGGCAAGCTGGAAAACTGCGCAGCTTTGTCGGGGACCGCCGTCGGCAAGTGGTTCGATAAGAGGTGCAAAGACCAGCTGCCCTACGTCTGCCAGTTCATGATCGTGTAG